One part of the Botrytis cinerea B05.10 chromosome 8, complete sequence genome encodes these proteins:
- the Bcnse4 gene encoding Bcnse4: MSRIKISESPAPRFGDDLYEASPGPSYPRRTSDSMALSPSPAASLSSDKENHSSRNVTANGKGRAVSVSMGPPRAPSLISKRKRTGTTGEGDNSTQRNQRRRTIEALEDDDEGEQDYDPDQSVEERRKLRSDLRGLSRALQDNRAEYLNAESTGIKDTLLKANKLSEKVKQTSDATIDSRLLVSTADLAKKKTLRMTSGDTAQGVDVDDFVSKIKLYMGRGERSQDHAPRNTQRSRRNGALDEDDSDNDNDGEMLNWEHLGRNACLPNNARPSVPGFLLGPLSLQKRARRAIVRRAPLRLNNLHEIQPEVLRADDIEKSENANLTYLCTKIQDRLKEVQAKAFDAAELEATEDMSEEDGVALREKYGISENCSIAYFKFVINPFSFGQTIENMFYVSFLVRDGKVEVEIDSDGLPYIGVRDPKDNGSSSHTARHQAVLSLDMQDWKEMINLFDIKEPMIDHREEQDNNNIGAKGWYA, encoded by the exons ATGTCTAGAATAAAGATCTCGGAATCTCCTGCCCCTCGTTTTGGTGACGATTTGTACGAAGCATCCCCCGGGCCAAGTTATCCACGAAGGACTTCCGATAGCATGGCTTTATCTCCCTCTCCAGCCGCTTCTCTTTCGTCCGATAAAGAGAACCACTCTTCGAGAAATGTAACTGCTAACGGAAAAGGTCGCGCCGTAAGTGTTTCCATGGGTCCACCACGAGCACCATCACTCATCAGCAAGAGAAAGCGCACTGGAACCACCGGCGAGGGAGACAATTCAACACAACGCAACCAAAGAAGGCGCACAATCGAAGCGCTTGAAGATGACGACGAGGGGGAACAGGATTATGATCCAGATCAAAGTGtcgaagagagaagaaagcttCGGTCCGACTTGAGGGGTCTTTCAAGAGCTCTGCAAGATAATCGTGCCGAGTACCTTAATGCAGAATCGACGGGCATCAAGGATACATTGCTCAAAGCAAACAAGCTATCAGAGAAAGTTAAACAAACCTCGGATGCAACAATCGATTCACGATTGCTCGTTAGTACTGCAGACCTtgccaagaagaagacgcTGCGAATGACATCTGGTGACACCGCACAAGGAGTTGACGTGGATGATTTTGTTTCCAAAATTAAGTTATATATGGGAAGGGGTGAACGTTCGCAGGACCATGCACCACGGAACACTCAGCGGAGTCGCCGGAATGGTGCtttagatgaagatgatagcGACAACGATAATGATGGAGAGATGCTTAACTGGGAACATCTCGGGCGCAATGCATGTTTACCGAACAATGCTCGCCCATCAGTGCCTGGTTTTCTTCTCGGCCCCCTGTCTTTGCAAAAGCGTGCCCGCAGGGCTATTGTTCGAAGAGCTCCCCTCAGACTAAACAATCTTCACGAAATACAACCGGAGGTTTTGCGAGCAGATGATATCGAGAAATCGGAGAATGCAAATCTAACTTATTTGTGCACAAAAATTCAAGACAGATTGAAGGAAGTTCAGGCCAAGGCCTTCGATGCTGCTGAGCTGGAGGCTACTGAAGACATGTCTGAAGAAGATGGTGTTGCGCTGAGGGAGAAGTATGGTATATCGGAGAATTGTAGCATTgcatatttcaaatttgtcatcaatccattttcCTTCGGCCAGACGATTGAGAACATGTTCTATGTGAGCTTCTTGGTTCGGGATGGTAAAGTAGAAGTTGAAATAGACTCGGATGGTCTCCCATACATAG GCGTCAGGGATCCAAAAGACAATGGAAGTTCTTCCCATACAGCAAGACATCAAGCAGTCCTATCCCTCGACATGCaggattggaaagaaatgatcaacctctttgatatcaaagagCCCATGATCGATCATAGAGAAGAACAagacaataataatattggCGCCAAGGGATGGTATGCTTAA
- the Bcvps34 gene encoding Bcvps34: MEPFSFASSEALDIPVNIRIVNLEGEQTPIPFSTLINRPDLRHIGSNLSPHSDLYVTVQLWADSKPLTVPVQTAYKSFKNERKWNEWLTLPIDCSTIPLSSQVAITVWDLSPTGGDGAQGHAVPFGGTTLRLFDKDNQLQKGRQKCHLHRRKAADGLDSSSTPAVLPNVRRNGSKSKEEAEIIDKEGEELDRLEKLFKKHEMGEIARIEWLDQLVFRGVEKRGLQASSNSLKNIQRRRTRQKSVILTLDGVGEKNNDVGHDLSEDHPSKDERFTLHVELPRFDFPVVFADHEYPPPPISSLQNLSSSQSNIILKPPPQVQFGPGINGFGDSDEHGFSGRLVRVYDPEVGARDNPAESKHRRLVRSHRTGVLDRDLKPNAKVRDELNNIIAYSPTHFLSPEEKDLVWKFRHHLARDKRALTKFIKSVNWNDPNEAREAVAMLSKWTEIDVDDALELLGPTFENSSVRTYAVDRLRKSDDDELLLYLLQLVQALKFEHISPDSAEDAAQDSSLARLLISRATNNFQLGNLFHWYLMVECDDKSEDQGAGYRKLFAKVEYDFMTELVKNPEGVETRKVLLRQAELITMLSRVSEDIKSSRDTVSRKAEKVKQFLADPKNELITIDPPLPLPLDPSIMITGVDPSETNVFKSSLFPIMITFKTTTKQKYQIIFKTGDDLRQDQLVIQIITLMDQLLQKENLDLKLSPYKILATGATAGAVQFVPSMTLQSIVNKFKGNTVLNYLKSNNPDDKASLGVRKEALDVFIKSCAGYCVITYLLGVGDRHLDNLLLAPDGHFFHADFGFILGRDPKPFAPAMKLCKEMVDGMGGSMSEHYPQFKQYCFTAYTTLRKSSNLILNLFSLMVDANIPDIKIEPDKVVLKVKERFHLELSEEDAIRHFERLIEDSANAIFPVVIDRLHGFVQHFR; the protein is encoded by the exons ATGGAACCCTTCTCCTTTGCAAGTTCAGAAGCTCTGGATATTCCGGTAAATATCAGAAT CGTCAACCTTGAAGGGGAGCAGACCCCGATTCCATTCTCTACACTCATAAATCGACCAGACTTGAGACATATTGGCTCTAATTTGAG CCCTCACTCGGATCTTTATGTCACCGTACAGTTATGGGCCGATTCAAAACCATTGACCGTTCCCGTTCAAACAGCTTATAAATCAttcaagaatgaaagaaa atggaatgaatggcTCACCTTACCTATCGACTGTTCAACGATACCTTTGAGCTCTCAAGTTGCGATCACTGTATGGGATTTATCCCCAACGGGAGGTGATGGGGCTCAAGGGCATGCTGTGCCATTTGGTGGGACTACTTTACGGTTGTTCGATAAAGATAATCAGCTGCAAAAAGGTCGTCAAAAATGTCATTTGCATCGTCGCAAGGCTGCAGATGGCCTGGATTCCTCTTCAACGCCCGCGGTCCTACCTAATGTGCGTCGTAACGGATCTAAATCGAAGGAAGAAGCTGAAATAATAGACAAAGAGGGTGAAGAGCTAGACAGGCTGGAGAAGTTGTTCAAAAAACATGAAATGGGTGAAATTGCACGTATTGAATGGCTGGATCAATTGGTTTTCAGGGGGGTAGAAAAGCGAGGTCTTCAAGCGTCTAGTAACTCGCTCAAGAACATACAGCGCAGAAGAACTCGACAAAAAAGTGTGATTTTAACTCTAGATGGGGTGGGGGAAAAGAATAACGATGTCGGCCATGATTTGTCGGAGGACCACCCTTCCAAGGATGAAAGATTCACTCTTCATGTGGAACTACCCAGATTCGACTTTCCTGTTGTATTTGCCGACCATGAATACCCGCCTCCACCTATATCTTCGCTACAgaatctctcttcttctcagTCAAATATTATCCTTAAACCTCCCCCGCAAGTTCAATTCGGGCCAGGCATCAATGGCTTCGGAGACAGTGACGAGCATGGCTTCAGCGGACGCCTTGTAAGAGTCTATGATCCTGAAGTCGGGGCCAGGGATAACCCCGCGGAGAGTAAACATCGTCGCCTAGTTCGAAGTCACAGAACTGGGGTGCTGGATCGTGACCTCAAGCCAAATGCCAAAGTCCGAGATGAATTAAACAACATTATCGCATATTCCCCAACACACTTTCTATCACCAGAGGAAAAGGATCTTGTCTGGAAATTTAGGCATCATCTTGCGCGAGACAAAAGGGCTCTCACCAAGTTCATCAAATCTGTAAATTGGAATGACCCAAACGAAGCCCGTGAAGCAGTAGCCATGCTAAGCAAATGGACcgaaattgatgttgatgacgCTTTAGAGTTATTGGGGCCAACATTCGAAAATTCTTCCGTGAGAACTTACGCCGTGGATAGATTACGAAAATCCGACGATGACGAGCTCTTGCTCTACCTGTTGCAACTAGTACAAGCCCTCAAATTCGAGCATATTTCACCTGATTCGGCTGAAGATGCGGCACAAGATTCTTCCCTCGCACGCCTACTTATTTCAAGGGCAACAAATAATTTTCAGCTCGGAAATCTCTTTCACTGGTATCTTATGGTGGAATGCGATGACAAGAGCGAAGATCAAGGAGCTGGCTATCGTAAGCTATTTGCCAAGGTTGAATACGACTTTATGACCGAATTGGTGAAGAACCCCGAAGGAGTTGAGACTCGAAAGGTGCTTCTGCGCCAGGCAGAGCTCATTACGATGTTGTCTAGGGTTTCTGAAGATATAAAGTCTTCACGAGATACAGTATCGCGCAAGGCCGAGAAAGTAAAGCAGTTTCTTGCCGATCCTAAGAATGAACTCATCACTATAGACCCACCCTTACCTCTACCGCTTGACCCTTCTATTATGATCACCGGCGTGGACCCTTCGGAAACGAATGTTTTCAAGTCATCGTTGTTTCCCATCATGATAACTTTTAAGACGACAACcaaacaaaaatatcaaattatctTTAAGACAGGAGACGACTTGCGCCAGGATCAGTTAGTCATCCAGATTATTACACTCATGGACCAGCTACTACAGAAAGAGAACCTAGACCTAAAGTTGTCACCTTACAAGATCCTTGCGACTGGAGCAACTGCAGGAGCTGTCCAGTTCGTTCCGTCCATGACCTTACAGAGCATCGTCAATAAGTTCAAGGGTAACACTGTACTAAATTATctcaaatctaataatcCTGATGATAAGGCATCTCTTGGTGTCCGTAAAGAAGCCTTGGATGTGTTTATAAAATCGTGTGCAGGATACTGTGTGATTACATATCTTCTTGGTGTGGGCGATCGTCATCTGGACAATCTTCTTCTGGCACCAGATGGACATTTCTTCCACGCTGATTTTGGCTTTATACTTGGCAGAGACCCAAAGCCATTTGCTCCCGCGATGAAGCTCTGCAAAGAAATGGTAGACGGGATGGGAGGATCTATGTCAGAACATTATCCGCAATTTAAACAGTACTGTTTCACGGCTTACACGACATTACGgaaatcatcaaatttgattctcaatctcttcagTCTGATGGTTGATGCCAATATtccagatatcaaaattgagCCTGACAAGGTTGTATTGAAAGTCAAAGAACGATTTCATTTAGAATTGAGCGAAGAGGATGCAATCAGGCATTTTGAAAGGCTGATTGAGGATAGTGCGAATGCAATCTTCCCAGTCGTCATTGACAGGTTGCATGGTTTTGTGCAGCATTTCAGGtaa